The Magnetococcales bacterium genome has a window encoding:
- the erpA gene encoding iron-sulfur cluster insertion protein ErpA encodes MSLTLTSSATRKLDALLKEEDNPNLKLRIFVSGGGCSGYQYGFTFDETQDGNDHVVEKDGVKVLVDAVSINYLRGAEIDFVEDLNGSQFVIRNPNAASTCGCGSSFSPKEGGGCSNA; translated from the coding sequence ATGTCCCTCACCCTGACCTCCAGCGCCACGCGCAAGCTTGATGCTTTATTGAAAGAAGAAGACAACCCCAACCTGAAGCTGCGCATTTTTGTCTCCGGAGGTGGTTGCTCGGGTTACCAGTACGGTTTCACCTTCGACGAAACCCAGGACGGCAACGATCACGTGGTGGAGAAGGATGGCGTCAAGGTGCTGGTCGATGCCGTCTCCATCAACTATCTTCGGGGCGCGGAGATTGATTTCGTGGAGGATCTGAACGGTTCCCAGTTCGTGATCCGCAATCCCAACGCGGCCAGCACCTGCGGCTGCGGCAGCTCCTTTTCGCCCAAGGAAGGCGGCGGCTGCAGCAACGCCTGA